From one Humulus lupulus chromosome 8, drHumLupu1.1, whole genome shotgun sequence genomic stretch:
- the LOC133794443 gene encoding inorganic pyrophosphatase 1-like — protein sequence MAGNTTVIFDFDKTIIECDSDNWVVDELGATDLFNQLLPTMPWNSLMDRMMMELHQQGKTIDDIVEVLNRIPIHPRVVPAIKAAHALGCDLRIVSDANLFFIETMLKHLGLREYFSEINTNPSFVDEQGRLRIQPFHDFKNSSHGCTIGTCPPNMCKGVILERIQASMAAEGNKRIIYLGDGAGDYCPSLKLKESDFVMPRKNFPVWDLISKNPLLIKPKIHEWTDGEEFEKVLLSLIDTISADEKSAAFTSTDFKMPSNNIDVSAIPKALPVQQ from the exons ATGGCCGGAAATACCACTGTGATTTTCGACTTTGACAAGACCATAATCGAATGTGACAGCGATAACTGGGTCGTCGATGAATTGGGTGCCACAGATCTCTTCAATCAGCTTCTTCCAACCATGCCATGGAACTCTCTCATG gatAGGATGATGATGGAGCTTCACCAACAAGGAAAAACCATTGATGACATTGTTGAGGTTCTCAATCGGATCCCCATACATCCCAGAGTTGTTCCTGCCATTAAGGCCGCTCACGCTCTTGG GTGTGATCTGAGGATTGTGAGTGATGCAAATCTGTTCTTCATTGAAACAATGTTGAAGCATCTTGGGCTGAGGGAGTACTTTTCAGAGATCAACACAAATCCCAGCTTTGTCGATGAACAAGGAAGGCTTCGCATTCAACCTTTTCATGATTTCAAAAACTCTTCACATGGCTGCACTATAGGCACCTGCCCTCCTAACATGTGCAAG GGTGTGATTTTAGAAAGAATTCAGGCCTCTATGGCAGCTGAAGGCAACAAAAGAATCATCTACTTGGGTGATGGTGCTGGTGACTATTGCCCAAGCCTGAAGCTGAAAGAGAGTGACTTTGTGATGCCAAGGAAGAATTTCCCAGTGTGGGACTTGATTTCCAAGAACCCACTTCTCATCAAGCCCAAAATCCATGAATGGACTGATGGTGAGGAGTTTGAGAAGGTTCTGCTCAGCCTTATTGACACCATTTCCGCCGATGAGAAGTCTGCTGCTTTCACTTCAACTGACTTCAAAATGCCCAGTAATAACATTGATGTGTCGGCCATACCCAAAGCCCTCCCAGTTCAGCAGTAG